In Conger conger chromosome 9, fConCon1.1, whole genome shotgun sequence, the genomic stretch GTTGTTTGAtgttagcttcggcgctagcttgcgttagcttcggcgcgctagttagcgttagcttcggcgctagctatcttaactaactaactgacggtctgactaactgattaactaagtgactgttacgaactgattaacaaactaacaagttagctgactgactaactaactaactagctagctagctgactggctaactagtcagctgactggctaactaagctcagctgattagtgaactgtcactgtaatttatatttaccaaaactaatgcagtgtaatattctattaagtttttattattttagagaggtgttgatttggttgtttgttacctgtagtttgtgatgctgttgaactgtatgtatgttctgcctctgcctaACACGTCTAACTAAgtaattaataagaataattaactaaataactagctaactgactgactgaggtttttaactgttttatttctatgtccatgtcttaatggttgtgctaactgtaacaggagggtgggtgtggttgagcagcccatacttagccagacaacgccaccttgggaattgtaccctgatactgcccagaccaccctagcaaccacccagaacaccctagcaaccgcccagaacaccttagcaaccgcccagaacaccctagcaaccgcccaaaacaccttagcaaccgcccagaacaccctagcaactgcccagaacatgtgtatagatgaggatgtctatttttgtgaggaccaaattttgttttagatctgtgtgtgtgtgtgtgtgtgtgtgtgtgtgtggcctatgaacttatcataagggcaaatacacacacacacacacacacacacacacacacaagtgtatagatgaggttctccatttttgtgaggaccaaattgtgggttacatctgtgtttgtgtgagggatgggcaccagcagcagcacacttaaaatttccctggaattttttctagttattattattattattattggacaTATTACTATTGTTGTGTTACCTCAGCTTGGGCCCACTCCATGAGGTGTCCAAAaaattactgtatatcacaAGTCAAAAAACTGCGCCACAAATTGCATTGTCCTGTAAAAATGGAAGGGGGAGTTCTAAAGTTTAACATGTTCCTCTGTCACAGGTCTCAACATAAGATGATGACTGTGGTGCAACATTGTTACATGTTTGAGTAAAGCAGTTGCTCAAACAGCAGATTTCCCAATTCAATGCATTTAACcagattttatgaccggttttacatttggtgtgaaattgaccccaacagttataaataaacacaaaaatattgtaatggaaaaatggagaaatgatacagtatcaatatgaaacaaggtgAACTGATTTTCAAGAGATGTCAATCactaaatggggtcaaattggcCTCAAACATCATAGGAGGGTTaataatttctgtgtggattttgatgtatgcttggagttattgtcctgctggacaatctacctacaaccaagactgaattcattgtgccattgatcttaaatagtatCCCTAGATGATTGGTaccaaaacatctccaaaacatcaatgacccaccaacgtatttgacagtaggtatgaggtttTTCTTGTATGAATTCCatagttttttggtttttttctttaGACCTGATAACACCAAGACACAAACAATCTcagcaattcttaaactgtgatccttgggttacttatggccccccctcacccccaccatgttgtttattatacgtAGTGAcaacaattctggagcccactgtatgtgtgtatgtggagaaTATTATCAGTAACCTGGTGGTTCCTGCTGGAGAGTGAAAACATACTGTGATACTGACCACAAATTACCAGAGAAATATGACCTTGACACTTGAATAACATGCTGAGGAAGGCTTTATTTGAGGAATAGAGGTAACAGAGATAACTGTAATCAAGGATGAAAAATCAAAGCTTTAAAGCCGCATGCTTGTGACTGGTCAGAGCTGCTTTTCTTGTCATCGCCAGCACCTCACTTCTCTCCTTCTTGAAGCTTGGAACAGACAAATCTGTACCGATTTGAGCAGGGGATGTCATTCCACTTTTTCTGCACTGTGGTTACAACACAAGAGTGAAAAGTCAGTAAGTCCAGTCAAATCCACTCAGCAGTAATACAGAGTTTACTTAGTGTGTGCTTACCAGCCCAGTTTGCATGCACACAGTCCTCGTTTCTATTTAAATTGTTTGGCTCCCTAGAATTCCAGTGGCGAAAGTCCAGTTTAGATCCATCTGACCAAATCCAGTAACCCTCCTGAACAGGGACGACAAAAGTTTGCTTGTGGTGAAGACAGTACTAGTGTGTGCGAATGCAGTCTTAtcttaaaacattacatttttacttattCGATGGCAAGTATCAAAAACAATTTTGAAAGACAATGAAATAAAGATAatggatttttttaaagcaattacTACTGTCGTTTAGAATTCAGCTTACTTTGTCTGGAATGTACAGTCTTCaggttaagttttttttttagtttgtgcTTGAATGTCTTTTCTACTGTTAAATTACAAGTAAAATGCATTCAGCAATGTCAGAATAACATCTCATGTTTGACTGTGAAGTAGAAAGTGCACAAtgatgtacttaaaatgtattatataaataGAATCTTCCATTATTATTTCTTGGCTTGCCATTATGTCTTGtttcattgtgaaataaattgtCTTATTTGGCACaatgtgaattaattaataGTGTCAGGGTTGGCTGTATCAGTTTCTTATTGATTCCTTTGATTCTCAAGTTGTGTACTGCTGGCTAGTGAGTGTAAAGCTGCCTTCATTAATCATTATACCCTCTGACAGTCTGTCAGTCCTATCCAGAATGGAAGGGTGTTCTTAGTGAGCTTCTGGAGAAAGTTATATTCCACTTGGCTGTGCACTGAGGCCAGGTTTCCTCCTTGTCCAACACAGTATCTCTGCAAAGGGACAAGGGAGATGAGATTTGTCAGTCTTATAATGCATCATATTGATTATTTACCATGAGACAGACAGGTCACGGAGATAGGAATCTGTGCAGTTTGATTTTCACAGGTGAACTGTTATTTtgataataaaaaacaacactgaTGGAAATTCATTCAAATCAgcttttttgtaaaaatgtgcagtCACATAATTCTAATAATTCTTTGCTATTAAAATCAaccattattttttatgtagtaCTCAAAGACACATTAAGGGATCAGTGCCTTCTTTTTCAAGAACACAGTGTTTacataaactataaaaacatacacaattgacaaaacacaaaattaaaacaatcaataaagaCAAAATTAACAGATGtagttgattttcaagaaacaaGAAAAGTCACTTGCGTTTGTTTACCATTGCGCAAATAATCTGAGCTGTGATATTTTAGATATGAGCAGCCTGTTGCAACAGTGCAACATAAGTTTGATCGCAAGTTAGGGTGTAAAGTCAGTACTAAATGTTATGTTGTAACAAGTTAGTTTGAAGCTAATTTTGTGTCTTTGTTTGGTTGCACCCTTCATTCTTACGCTACATCTTTGCTAAGTTCCATGAACCAAAATCAtgtcatactgtatacagtgacatttctgtattgACCAATCATGCACATTTAAACAACAAACTGCTGTTTGCTTCATGTGCCCTGCTAATGTCATGTGTCAAATAGGCCTAATATAATGGCTAAATTATCTCAACGGCTGCCTATCCTCTAGTCTAGCAGGTGATTCGTTATTCGGTGATTCGTTAATTCACAGGAACTGCGGAATTTGTAAtactgtgcaggtgtgaaaaaatgctgtaaaataagaatgctttcaaaaatagaaatgttaatagtttatttttttatcaattaccAAAATTCtggaacagaagaagtgaatgaacagaagaaaaatctaaatcaaatcaatatttggtgtgaccaccctttgccttcaaaacagcatgaattcttctaggtatacgtacacacagttttagatttttctcGGCATTCaggggtggagtttgagcacccgttaccttctgggaaacacaggctggagatgtTTGTTTGAGACGTTATGctccatatttaggaaatggttACACTGactaagtttttatttatttataaatgtattggtGAATCTGTtgtataattgcaataataGCCTTAGGCTACATTCAAAGTTGTGacttatttgcattgctgtcctgatctgcacacattacattattggcatttagcagacgctcttatccagagcgacgtacaacaaagagaGATTTGACATCATCATGTACCGGTGGATGTGTATATCACTGAAATGTCTGTGAAAATCTTCTGTTCCCCTCCAGTCATTAGCCTTTTCACACAGCGTCCTCCTTTGACGTCCCCTACCTCATTTGACATCATTGATATGAAGGCGCTATGCCACCTTACATAAgggcatacattttttttctaatcCTACTTTTAGTTATGTAAGTGCATTTTTAGTTTC encodes the following:
- the LOC133137821 gene encoding lactose-binding lectin l-2-like; this translates as MVSFPMAKLILVAALSCPTFAQKCENACPPGWKSFNYHCYRYFGFLMDWAQAERYCVGQGGNLASVHSQVEYNFLQKLTKNTLPFWIGLTDCQREGYWIWSDGSKLDFRHWNSREPNNLNRNEDCVHANWAVQKKWNDIPCSNRYRFVCSKLQEGEK